A genome region from Dolichospermum compactum NIES-806 includes the following:
- the nusA gene encoding transcription termination factor NusA → MSMVTLSGLKELIESISKERNLPRLAVQAAIREALIKGYERYRRAQNLERRQFDEEYFNNFEVELDIEGEGFRVLSTKTIVEAVSNTDHQISLEEVQQVAPEAQLGDSVVLDVTPDQGEFGRMAAMQTKQVLAQKLRDQQRQMVQEEFQDLEGTVLQARVLRFERQSVVLAVSSGFGQSEVDAELPKREQLPNDNYRANATFKVYLKKVSQGQQRGPQLMVSRADAGLVVYLFANEVPEIEDEVVRIVAVAREANPPSRYVGPRTKIAVDTLDRDVDPVGACIGARGSRIQVVVNELRGEKIDVIRWSPDPATYIANALSPARVDEVRLMDPESRQTHVLVAEDQLSLAIGKEGQNVRLAARLTGWKIDIKDQAKYDQEAEDIKFAAVRAQNQPQNYEDDRSDREDQMAEELELDEDRFDNSEED, encoded by the coding sequence ATGTCAATGGTGACTTTATCTGGATTAAAAGAGCTAATTGAAAGTATTAGCAAAGAACGAAATTTGCCGCGTTTGGCTGTACAGGCGGCTATTAGAGAAGCCTTAATTAAGGGTTACGAACGTTATCGTCGCGCCCAAAATTTAGAACGCAGACAATTTGATGAAGAGTATTTTAATAATTTTGAAGTGGAATTGGATATAGAGGGTGAGGGATTTCGGGTTCTTTCCACCAAAACTATTGTTGAAGCAGTTAGTAATACTGATCATCAAATTTCCTTAGAGGAGGTACAGCAAGTAGCCCCTGAAGCTCAATTAGGAGATTCTGTGGTATTGGATGTAACCCCAGATCAGGGGGAATTTGGGCGCATGGCAGCTATGCAAACTAAGCAAGTATTGGCGCAAAAGTTGCGAGATCAACAACGTCAAATGGTGCAAGAAGAGTTTCAAGACTTAGAAGGCACGGTTTTACAAGCTAGAGTGTTGCGATTTGAACGTCAGTCTGTGGTTTTGGCTGTGAGTAGTGGATTTGGGCAATCGGAGGTAGATGCGGAGTTACCCAAGCGAGAACAGTTACCCAATGATAACTATCGTGCCAATGCAACTTTTAAGGTATATCTGAAAAAAGTTTCCCAAGGACAGCAACGGGGTCCACAGTTGATGGTATCGCGTGCTGATGCAGGTTTAGTAGTTTATCTATTCGCCAATGAAGTCCCAGAAATTGAAGATGAGGTAGTGCGAATTGTGGCTGTAGCCAGAGAAGCTAATCCTCCTTCTCGTTATGTGGGACCCCGGACAAAAATTGCTGTTGATACCTTAGATCGGGATGTAGACCCCGTTGGCGCTTGTATTGGGGCGAGGGGATCACGAATCCAGGTGGTAGTTAATGAATTACGTGGTGAAAAAATAGATGTGATTCGCTGGTCTCCAGATCCAGCTACCTATATTGCTAATGCTTTGAGTCCAGCACGGGTAGATGAAGTTAGACTAATGGACCCAGAAAGTCGCCAAACTCATGTTTTGGTGGCGGAAGATCAACTGAGTTTGGCTATTGGTAAAGAAGGGCAAAATGTGCGGTTAGCAGCTCGTCTCACTGGTTGGAAAATTGATATTAAAGATCAGGCTAAATATGACCAGGAAGCCGAAGATATTAAATTTGCAGCGGTGAGAGCGCAAAATCAACCACAAAATTATGAGGATGATAGGTCTGACCGAGAAGATCAAATGGCAGAAGAATTAGAATTGGATGAGGATAGATTCGACAATAGCGAGGAAGATTAA
- a CDS encoding YlxR family protein yields the protein MKPNYRRCISCRQVNLKQEFWRIVRVFPSGKVQLDQGMGRSAYICPQESCLQVAQKKNRLGRSLHGTVPDTVYQALWQRLNHGDRQNQI from the coding sequence ATGAAACCGAACTATCGGCGTTGTATTAGTTGTCGTCAAGTGAACTTGAAACAAGAGTTTTGGCGGATTGTCCGCGTCTTTCCATCTGGAAAGGTACAATTAGATCAGGGCATGGGGCGTTCTGCCTATATCTGTCCGCAAGAGAGTTGCCTGCAAGTAGCTCAGAAAAAAAATAGACTAGGAAGATCGCTGCATGGGACAGTGCCAGACACAGTGTATCAAGCATTGTGGCAACGTCTAAATCACGGCGATCGCCAAAATCAGATTTAA
- the infB gene encoding translation initiation factor IF-2, with product MNNGKVRIYDLSKELNLDNKELLAICDQLDIAVKSHSSTISESEAEQIRSAAEKVAAANLVSKKEQGTNGHKPNSSPNRPRANHKQQILEIRKPKILRNTTTNSPDTSVATDATEANSPSPPRPFATPVSSMKPTAPTRPVPRNQSETPLKPNPTQPEQASNPQPVAEKVVGEKSEKISTPRPKPEKPQKPQLVSPPARVDGTKSPDTPVVGTSEKPLLKRDRTQRVEEDRQPVRSKVNKPSSDQSSPSAPPKPSRANSAAPTRPEQRSGRPSVGGDIQRPRPARPGEPAAIPTATPPRHNAGSAKKESLDETPIVPDLLDLKRPTPPRLNKGGKKWQEEEIIDEIKEKAKLGPKGKRVKPILEDDLLDEDDLDENGLEISTTVQASLSIARPPKPKGTRAGAPTVAVVAAPTTRGKKSSSSRDHNRRQENVEQKPDRPATLAVTGPLTVQELADALVIADTEIVKILFMKGMAVSITQNLDIPTITLVAKELEVEVEIVEREAEARKVTEMIDVADLDHLIRRPPVVTIMGHVDHGKTTLLDSIRKTKVASGEAGGITQHIGAYHVDIVHEGKPQQIVFLDTPGHEAFTAMRARGARVTDIAVLVVAADDGVRPQTIEAISHAKAADVPIVVAINKIDKEGAQPERVKQELTNYGLTAEDWGGETIMVPVSAIKGENLDTLLEMIMLVSEVAELSANPDRVAKGTVIEAHLDKAKGAVATLLIQNGTLHVGDMLVAGSAFGKVRAMVNDRGKRVDIASPSFAVEVLGLSDVPAAGDDFEVYENEKEARSIASDRADKQRQSRLLQGRVTLTTLSAQAQEGELKELNLILKGDVQGSVEAIIGSLRQIPQNEVQIRMLLATAGEITETDIDLAAASNAVIIGFNTTYASGARQAADEAGVDVREYNIIYKLLEDIQGALEGLLEPELVEEPLGQTEVRAVFPVGRGAVAGCYVQSGKLVRNCKVRVRRHNKVVYEGVLDSLKRMKEDAREVNAGYECGIGIDKFHDWVENDIIESYQLVTKRRTLTMTK from the coding sequence ATGAACAACGGAAAAGTTAGAATCTATGACCTATCAAAGGAATTGAATTTGGACAATAAAGAGCTACTAGCAATTTGCGATCAGCTCGATATTGCGGTCAAAAGCCATAGCAGTACGATTTCCGAATCGGAAGCTGAACAAATTCGTAGCGCCGCCGAAAAAGTGGCTGCCGCGAATTTAGTCTCCAAAAAGGAACAGGGTACAAACGGCCATAAACCAAATTCATCCCCAAACCGTCCCAGAGCCAATCACAAACAGCAAATTCTAGAAATTCGCAAACCGAAAATATTGAGAAACACTACCACCAACTCACCAGATACTTCAGTTGCTACTGACGCTACTGAGGCTAATAGTCCTTCACCTCCACGGCCTTTCGCTACACCTGTCTCATCTATGAAGCCGACGGCACCAACTCGACCAGTTCCCCGGAATCAATCCGAGACTCCGCTCAAACCCAATCCTACCCAACCGGAACAGGCATCTAATCCTCAACCGGTGGCGGAAAAGGTAGTAGGGGAAAAATCAGAGAAGATATCTACTCCTAGACCTAAACCAGAGAAACCGCAAAAACCCCAATTGGTTTCTCCCCCTGCCAGAGTAGATGGCACAAAATCGCCAGATACACCAGTAGTCGGAACATCGGAAAAACCTCTGCTCAAACGCGATCGCACCCAGCGGGTCGAGGAAGACAGGCAACCAGTTAGAAGTAAGGTTAATAAGCCCTCATCTGACCAAAGTTCACCATCTGCACCACCTAAACCTAGTCGGGCTAATTCAGCAGCCCCGACAAGACCAGAACAGCGCAGTGGCAGGCCATCCGTTGGCGGTGATATTCAACGTCCTAGACCCGCACGTCCCGGTGAACCAGCAGCCATTCCCACGGCAACTCCACCCAGGCATAATGCCGGCAGCGCAAAAAAAGAATCATTGGATGAAACACCAATTGTTCCCGATCTCCTTGATTTAAAACGCCCTACACCCCCGCGTTTAAACAAAGGTGGGAAGAAATGGCAAGAAGAAGAAATCATTGACGAAATCAAAGAAAAGGCTAAGTTGGGACCTAAGGGCAAACGGGTCAAACCAATCTTAGAAGATGATTTACTCGATGAGGATGATTTAGATGAAAACGGTCTAGAAATTTCCACAACCGTCCAAGCTAGTCTCTCTATTGCCCGTCCACCCAAACCTAAAGGGACTCGTGCTGGTGCGCCAACTGTAGCTGTTGTAGCTGCTCCTACCACCAGAGGTAAGAAATCTAGTTCTTCCCGCGACCACAATCGTCGTCAAGAAAATGTCGAGCAAAAACCAGATCGTCCAGCGACACTAGCTGTCACTGGTCCATTAACAGTCCAAGAGTTGGCTGATGCCTTAGTAATTGCCGATACAGAGATTGTCAAAATCCTGTTTATGAAAGGCATGGCTGTCAGTATCACCCAAAATTTGGATATTCCGACCATTACCCTAGTCGCCAAAGAACTAGAAGTAGAAGTCGAAATCGTCGAACGAGAAGCTGAAGCCCGGAAAGTCACAGAAATGATTGACGTGGCTGACTTGGATCATCTCATTCGTCGTCCTCCAGTTGTCACCATCATGGGTCACGTAGACCACGGTAAAACCACTCTCCTCGACTCAATTCGCAAAACCAAAGTTGCTTCTGGGGAAGCAGGCGGTATTACCCAACATATCGGCGCATATCATGTTGATATCGTCCATGAAGGTAAACCACAGCAGATTGTTTTCCTCGATACTCCTGGTCACGAAGCCTTCACCGCGATGCGTGCCAGAGGAGCTAGGGTAACAGATATTGCCGTTTTAGTCGTAGCTGCTGATGACGGTGTTCGTCCCCAAACCATCGAAGCTATTAGCCACGCTAAAGCTGCTGATGTTCCCATTGTTGTTGCTATCAACAAGATTGATAAAGAAGGCGCACAGCCAGAGCGGGTTAAACAGGAACTCACCAATTACGGTCTCACCGCTGAAGATTGGGGTGGTGAAACCATTATGGTTCCCGTTAGTGCCATTAAGGGCGAAAATCTCGATACCCTCCTAGAAATGATTATGTTGGTGTCGGAAGTAGCCGAACTATCCGCTAATCCAGATCGGGTCGCAAAAGGAACAGTCATTGAGGCTCATTTGGATAAGGCGAAAGGTGCAGTTGCTACCTTGCTGATTCAAAACGGTACTCTCCACGTTGGAGATATGCTGGTCGCTGGTTCAGCCTTCGGTAAAGTCCGAGCGATGGTAAATGATCGCGGTAAGCGTGTAGATATCGCTAGTCCATCCTTTGCTGTGGAAGTATTGGGTTTAAGTGATGTCCCTGCTGCTGGTGATGATTTCGAGGTTTATGAAAACGAAAAAGAAGCTCGTTCTATAGCCAGCGATCGCGCCGACAAGCAACGTCAGTCTCGATTGTTACAAGGTCGTGTCACCCTCACCACCCTGTCAGCACAAGCACAAGAAGGCGAATTAAAAGAACTCAACCTCATCCTCAAAGGCGACGTACAAGGTTCTGTAGAAGCCATTATCGGCTCTCTGCGGCAAATTCCCCAAAACGAAGTCCAAATTCGGATGCTCCTAGCTACAGCTGGCGAAATCACCGAAACAGACATAGACTTAGCTGCTGCCAGTAACGCTGTCATCATTGGTTTCAACACCACCTACGCCAGTGGAGCTAGACAGGCTGCGGATGAAGCAGGTGTAGATGTTCGAGAATATAACATCATCTACAAACTCTTGGAAGATATCCAAGGAGCTTTAGAAGGTCTACTCGAACCAGAATTGGTGGAAGAACCTTTAGGACAAACAGAAGTTCGTGCTGTCTTCCCAGTTGGTCGTGGTGCAGTTGCCGGTTGTTACGTGCAATCTGGTAAACTCGTTCGCAACTGTAAAGTGCGCGTCCGTCGTCACAATAAGGTAGTTTATGAAGGTGTCCTCGATTCCCTCAAACGGATGAAAGAAGATGCCCGTGAAGTCAACGCAGGTTATGAATGTGGTATCGGCATTGATAAGTTCCATGACTGGGTGGAAAATGACATCATTGAATCCTACCAATTGGTAACTAAACGTCGGACTTTAACTATGACTAAGTAG
- a CDS encoding DUF1565 domain-containing protein codes for MKNQGFHISRLSLQTSLTALLFSAGISTLLPSQLQAGAAPTLTAQVPTSGTIIYVNSATGKDTAGNGTTEAPYKTITFALSKATAGTVVQVAPGNYSKDSGETFPLVLNSGVTLQGNESNKGEGIVIIGGGYYTSRTFARQDITLLANNGTIITGLTFTNPNSRGTAVWVESSNPVIKNSTFINSVREGIFVTGTGNPQIENNIFLKNKGNGISVAKSAQGVIRGNLFQDTGFGVAIGGSSTPLLESNNITQNTDGLFISETAKPILRKNAIRGNKRDGIVATIGAVPNLGTSENPGGNLIRDNARYDVNNATKTGKIVAIGNDINEKRIFGAVDFVAATVTTPPDNNTGNTGNTAFKDVQTGYWAKAYIEALASQNIIAGFPDGSFKPNEPVTRAQFAAIINKAFKPSSTRPAITFKDVKSNYWAFSAIQTASSSPFLSGYPDLTFKPEQQIPRVQAIVALANGLGLTANTQTVINFYTDASQIPSYAVGPVAAATSRQLVINYPTVKELAPKRQATRADIAAFVYQALVNAGRVQPINSPYLVTGK; via the coding sequence ATGAAAAATCAGGGTTTTCACATTTCTCGTTTATCTTTACAAACCAGCCTCACCGCTTTGTTATTCAGTGCTGGTATTTCTACCCTCCTACCTAGTCAACTTCAAGCTGGTGCTGCCCCAACCTTAACAGCCCAAGTACCAACTAGTGGGACTATCATTTACGTTAACTCTGCCACTGGAAAAGATACTGCCGGTAATGGAACTACAGAAGCCCCCTATAAAACTATCACTTTTGCCCTTTCTAAAGCTACAGCCGGGACAGTTGTTCAGGTTGCTCCTGGAAACTATAGTAAAGATAGTGGTGAAACATTCCCCCTTGTTCTCAATTCTGGAGTGACGCTTCAAGGTAATGAATCCAACAAAGGTGAAGGAATCGTCATTATCGGTGGTGGCTATTATACCAGTCGCACTTTTGCTAGACAGGATATTACCCTGTTAGCGAATAATGGCACTATCATTACAGGTTTAACTTTTACCAACCCGAATTCACGGGGAACGGCTGTATGGGTAGAATCCAGTAACCCTGTCATCAAAAATAGTACCTTTATTAACAGCGTCAGAGAAGGGATTTTTGTGACAGGTACGGGAAATCCCCAAATTGAAAATAACATCTTCTTGAAAAATAAGGGCAATGGAATTTCCGTAGCCAAATCGGCTCAAGGTGTGATTCGTGGCAACTTATTTCAAGATACTGGTTTTGGTGTAGCGATTGGTGGTAGTTCCACACCTTTATTAGAAAGTAACAACATCACCCAAAATACAGACGGTCTTTTTATCTCGGAAACTGCAAAACCCATACTCCGTAAAAATGCCATTCGCGGTAATAAACGAGATGGTATTGTCGCTACTATTGGTGCTGTTCCTAACTTGGGTACGAGTGAAAATCCTGGTGGTAATCTCATCCGTGATAATGCCCGTTATGACGTGAACAATGCTACTAAAACTGGCAAAATTGTCGCCATTGGTAACGATATCAACGAGAAGCGGATTTTTGGTGCTGTGGATTTTGTCGCGGCTACGGTGACTACACCTCCCGATAACAATACTGGAAATACTGGAAATACTGCTTTTAAAGATGTACAAACAGGTTACTGGGCAAAAGCTTACATTGAAGCTTTAGCTTCTCAAAATATTATTGCTGGTTTTCCAGACGGGAGTTTTAAACCTAATGAACCTGTAACTCGCGCTCAATTTGCAGCGATTATCAACAAAGCTTTTAAACCTTCATCAACTCGCCCAGCAATCACTTTTAAAGACGTAAAAAGCAATTATTGGGCTTTTAGCGCCATTCAAACAGCTTCTAGCAGTCCGTTCCTGTCTGGCTATCCTGACTTAACTTTTAAACCGGAACAACAAATTCCTAGAGTGCAAGCAATAGTGGCTTTAGCTAATGGGTTGGGTTTAACTGCGAATACTCAGACTGTGATCAACTTTTATACTGATGCTAGTCAAATTCCCAGTTATGCAGTTGGTCCAGTAGCAGCCGCAACTTCACGGCAATTAGTAATTAATTATCCCACTGTTAAAGAGCTTGCACCTAAACGTCAAGCAACTAGAGCCGATATTGCGGCTTTTGTGTATCAAGCCCTGGTTAATGCAGGTCGTGTTCAACCCATTAATTCTCCATATTTGGTAACTGGTAAGTAG
- a CDS encoding DUF3493 domain-containing protein yields MMEQNSPKNLNPQQYERLKAEVAAPYRGLRQFIYIGVGASGFIGAFVFFFQLLAGRDIEQAAPNFAIQLGVIGLMVLLWKWENRKNRQEGKGKRQE; encoded by the coding sequence ATGATGGAACAAAATTCTCCAAAAAATCTCAACCCCCAACAATATGAACGCCTCAAAGCCGAAGTAGCCGCACCCTATCGGGGGTTAAGGCAATTTATCTATATTGGTGTCGGTGCTTCCGGTTTTATTGGTGCATTCGTCTTCTTCTTTCAACTCCTAGCAGGACGCGATATTGAACAAGCAGCGCCCAATTTCGCAATCCAGCTAGGAGTAATTGGGTTAATGGTACTCCTCTGGAAATGGGAAAACAGGAAGAATAGGCAAGAGGGAAAAGGCAAAAGGCAAGAGTAA
- a CDS encoding Uma2 family endonuclease: MLGLLEKLSCWEELTSQSALDNVDSDQILLMNGINWNIYEILLQRFENTSHYRFKYLEGTLEIMSPSRRHEFDKKLIALLLETYFIEKDIDFYPLGSTTFRKEASARGIEPDECYCFDSEKSVPDLAIEVVVTSGGIDDLLIYQGLGVPEVWFWQNHQFSLYFLRGDKYEKISKSEFLPDLDLTLLASLLLSGEKPKDLISKFRENIRRGNS, translated from the coding sequence ATGTTAGGTTTACTAGAAAAGTTGAGTTGCTGGGAAGAATTAACAAGTCAATCAGCATTAGATAATGTTGATTCTGACCAAATTTTACTAATGAATGGGATTAACTGGAATATATATGAGATACTGTTACAGAGGTTTGAAAATACGTCTCATTATCGGTTTAAATATTTAGAAGGTACTTTAGAAATAATGTCTCCTAGTCGTCGTCATGAGTTCGATAAAAAGCTAATTGCTTTATTATTAGAAACTTATTTTATTGAAAAGGATATTGATTTTTATCCTTTAGGTTCAACTACTTTTAGAAAGGAAGCGTCCGCTAGAGGTATTGAACCAGATGAATGTTATTGTTTTGATTCTGAAAAATCTGTTCCTGATTTGGCTATTGAGGTGGTTGTTACTAGTGGGGGAATTGATGATTTATTAATTTATCAAGGTTTGGGTGTACCGGAAGTTTGGTTTTGGCAGAATCATCAATTTTCGTTATATTTTCTGCGGGGTGATAAGTATGAGAAAATATCTAAAAGTGAATTTTTACCCGATTTAGATTTAACTCTGTTGGCAAGTTTGCTTTTGTCTGGTGAAAAACCAAAAGATTTAATCTCAAAGTTCCGTGAAAACATCCGTCGGGGTAATTCATGA
- a CDS encoding pantothenate kinase has product MNNHPSIVLIIGNSRLHWALFIDKTLYSTGDTFHLPESIIQQLAQNPTLDNWLTAISLPTNLSIIPDYPIPLILASVVPSQTALWQIYPHLHIITLEDVPLQGMYPTLGIDRALAVWGAGKLLGFPTLVIDAGTALTFTGADDNQCLVGGAILPGLGLQLASLGQKTGQLPLLETSLMTSLPPRFAMNTSEAIQSGVIYTLLSGIKDFIEAWWQLFPNSQIVMTGGDSNLLKSYLQQQFPDIAERLIVDNHLIFQGVGNIVIS; this is encoded by the coding sequence GTGAACAATCATCCCTCTATAGTCCTAATCATCGGTAATTCCCGCCTCCATTGGGCATTATTCATAGATAAAACCTTATACTCAACTGGAGACACATTTCATCTACCTGAATCTATTATCCAACAATTAGCTCAAAACCCAACTTTAGATAATTGGTTGACAGCTATTTCTTTACCTACCAATCTTTCCATTATCCCAGATTACCCCATTCCCCTGATTCTTGCTTCTGTCGTTCCCAGTCAAACCGCACTGTGGCAAATTTACCCCCATCTTCACATTATTACCTTAGAAGATGTACCATTACAGGGAATGTATCCCACGCTAGGAATTGATAGGGCTTTAGCGGTATGGGGTGCGGGAAAACTATTGGGATTTCCCACCTTAGTAATTGATGCTGGTACAGCATTGACTTTTACCGGTGCAGATGATAATCAATGCTTAGTTGGTGGGGCAATTTTGCCAGGATTAGGTTTACAACTTGCCAGTTTGGGACAAAAAACCGGACAATTACCATTATTAGAAACCAGTTTAATGACATCTTTACCACCACGTTTTGCCATGAATACATCAGAGGCAATTCAAAGTGGAGTAATTTACACTTTATTAAGTGGGATAAAAGATTTTATTGAAGCTTGGTGGCAATTATTTCCTAATAGTCAGATTGTGATGACTGGTGGTGATAGTAATTTATTGAAAAGCTATCTTCAACAACAATTTCCAGATATAGCAGAACGATTAATTGTAGATAATCATTTGATATTTCAGGGAGTTGGAAATATAGTGATTAGTTAA
- a CDS encoding diflavin flavoprotein, producing the protein MVLLTEKLEKRLTINTVEISEDTTAIRSLDWDRDRFDIEFGLQNGTTYNSFLIRGEKIALVDTSHEKFRQLYFDTLTGLINPQDIDYLIVSHTEPDHSGLVKDLLQLAPHITVVASKVAIQFLEDMVHQPFNRKIVKNGDRLDLGNGHEFEFVIAPNLHWPDTIFSFDHKTQILYTCDAFGLHYCSESTFDDDLAAIEADFQYYYDCLMGPNARSVLSAIKRMGELKTIRMIATGHGPLLYHNVEELTGRYRHWSQGQTKAETPVGIFYVSEYGFGTQIAQSIANGITKTGVAVEIVDLASVNELQELRELVGRCTGLVVGMPPASGNSNIQAALSTVLGSAKEKQAIGIFETGGGDDEPTYPILNKFRALGLNIAFPVIEIRETPTANTYKKCEEAGTDLGQWVTRDKSIKTMKSLGADLDKALGRISGGLYIITAKKDDVSSAMLASWVSQASFKPLGFSIAVAKDRAIESLMQVGDRFVLNILEEGNYQPLMKHFLKRFAPGADRFQGVKTQPAENGAPILTDALAYVECEVVSRMDCGDHWAVYSTAYAGRVSNPDAMTAVHHRKVGNHY; encoded by the coding sequence ATGGTATTGCTTACCGAGAAACTAGAAAAGCGTCTGACTATAAATACTGTAGAGATTAGTGAAGATACTACCGCAATTCGGTCTTTAGATTGGGACCGCGATCGCTTTGATATTGAGTTTGGTTTACAAAATGGCACGACATACAACTCTTTTCTGATTCGTGGTGAGAAAATCGCCCTGGTTGATACCTCCCATGAAAAGTTTCGCCAACTTTATTTTGATACTCTCACGGGTTTAATTAATCCCCAAGATATTGATTATTTAATTGTGAGTCACACTGAACCAGATCACAGCGGTTTAGTGAAAGACTTGTTACAACTCGCGCCTCATATAACCGTAGTTGCGTCAAAAGTGGCAATTCAGTTTTTGGAAGATATGGTACATCAACCATTTAACCGGAAAATTGTCAAAAATGGCGATCGCCTAGATTTAGGAAATGGACACGAATTTGAATTTGTCATAGCTCCTAATTTACACTGGCCGGATACCATTTTCAGCTTTGACCACAAAACCCAAATTCTCTACACCTGCGACGCTTTTGGGTTACATTACTGCTCAGAAAGTACCTTTGATGACGATTTAGCAGCAATAGAAGCCGATTTTCAATATTACTACGATTGTTTAATGGGTCCGAATGCCCGTTCCGTCCTGTCCGCAATCAAGCGCATGGGAGAATTGAAAACAATTCGCATGATTGCCACTGGTCATGGACCCCTATTATACCATAATGTTGAAGAATTAACAGGACGCTATCGGCATTGGAGTCAAGGACAAACCAAAGCAGAAACCCCTGTAGGGATATTTTACGTCTCCGAGTACGGTTTTGGCACGCAAATAGCCCAATCTATCGCTAACGGGATTACAAAAACCGGTGTCGCTGTCGAAATAGTAGATTTAGCCAGCGTTAACGAATTACAAGAACTGCGGGAACTGGTAGGACGTTGTACAGGTTTAGTGGTGGGAATGCCCCCAGCATCAGGTAATTCTAACATTCAAGCCGCCCTCAGCACCGTTTTAGGTTCCGCCAAAGAAAAACAAGCCATTGGCATTTTTGAAACCGGTGGAGGAGATGATGAACCTACCTATCCCATATTAAATAAATTCCGGGCTTTAGGCTTAAATATCGCTTTCCCCGTCATTGAAATTCGGGAAACACCCACAGCCAACACCTATAAAAAGTGTGAAGAAGCGGGGACAGACTTGGGACAATGGGTGACAAGAGATAAAAGCATCAAAACCATGAAATCCCTTGGTGCTGACTTAGACAAAGCTTTAGGCCGAATTAGCGGCGGTTTATATATTATCACAGCCAAAAAAGACGACGTATCCAGCGCCATGTTAGCTTCCTGGGTAAGTCAAGCCAGCTTTAAACCCTTGGGCTTTTCCATCGCCGTTGCTAAAGATCGGGCGATAGAATCACTCATGCAAGTAGGCGATCGCTTCGTCCTTAATATACTCGAAGAAGGCAACTATCAACCCTTAATGAAACATTTCTTAAAAAGATTTGCTCCCGGTGCAGATCGTTTTCAAGGAGTGAAAACCCAACCTGCGGAAAATGGCGCACCTATACTTACAGATGCCCTAGCTTACGTAGAATGTGAAGTAGTCAGCCGCATGGATTGTGGTGATCATTGGGCAGTATACAGCACAGCCTACGCCGGTAGAGTATCAAATCCCGATGCCATGACAGCAGTACACCACCGGAAAGTCGGGAATCATTATTAA
- a CDS encoding proprotein convertase P-domain-containing protein: protein MQLLRTRLSPDYAGFPNGSGADLNGNYTFATTGANWYTQAAALVPSNTTYASFQPLSAFNGSPLNGTWTLNVQDRLQNDTGSFSSFSIDATPVPFESNAAPAGMAIVFGALMLRRRLQLHSARKMLAESVDSGLI, encoded by the coding sequence GTGCAACTGTTGCGTACACGGTTGTCTCCCGATTACGCAGGATTTCCCAATGGCAGTGGTGCTGATTTGAATGGCAACTACACTTTCGCCACTACTGGGGCTAATTGGTACACTCAGGCTGCTGCTCTAGTGCCATCTAACACCACCTATGCTAGTTTTCAGCCATTGAGTGCTTTCAATGGCAGTCCACTCAATGGCACTTGGACATTAAATGTCCAAGACAGACTACAAAATGACACAGGCTCGTTTAGCAGTTTTTCAATTGATGCTACTCCTGTTCCCTTTGAGTCTAATGCCGCGCCAGCAGGTATGGCGATTGTCTTTGGTGCTTTGATGTTGCGGAGAAGGTTACAGCTGCACTCGGCTCGGAAGATGTTAGCAGAATCGGTTGATTCTGGATTGATTTGA
- a CDS encoding endonuclease domain-containing protein, producing MRTEATLAEKQLWQRLKNKQMLGLKFRRQQVIDRFIVDFYCHEVKLVIEVDGEIHNYTQVEDAIRQEFLESLGLRVVRFKNEDVLFRIEGVLEEIGRVIKPHP from the coding sequence ATGCGGACAGAAGCCACATTAGCAGAAAAGCAACTTTGGCAAAGATTAAAAAATAAGCAAATGCTGGGTTTGAAGTTTCGTCGTCAGCAGGTTATTGATAGATTTATAGTTGACTTTTATTGCCACGAAGTCAAATTAGTAATTGAAGTAGATGGAGAAATTCACAATTACACGCAAGTAGAAGATGCTATTCGACAAGAGTTTTTAGAGTCTTTGGGTTTGCGGGTGGTGAGATTTAAAAATGAGGATGTTTTGTTCAGGATAGAGGGGGTTTTGGAGGAGATTGGGCGGGTAATAAAACCCCACCCCTAG